Genomic window (Xylanimonas protaetiae):
GTTCCTCGAGCAGTACATCATCGGCCAGGACGCCGCGAAGCGGGCCCTGGCCGTCGCCGTCTACAACCACTACAAGCGCATCCAGGCGGCGGAGACGGGCCGCGTCGGCGACGACGACGCCATCGAGATCTCCAAGTCGAACATCCTGCTCATCGGCCCCACGGGCACGGGCAAGACATACCTCGCGCAGACGCTCGCCAAGATGCTCAACGTCCCGTTCGCCATCGCGGACGCCACGGCCCTCACGGAGGCGGGCTACGTGGGCGAGGACGTCGAGAACATCCTCCTCAAGCTCATCCAGGCCGCCGACTACGACGTCAAGAAGGCCGAGACGGGCATCATCTACATCGACGAGGTCGACAAGGTGGCCCGCAAGGCGGACAACCCGTCGATCACCCGCGACGTCTCCGGCGAGGGCGTCCAGCAGGCCCTCCTGAAGATCATCGAGGGCACGACGGCGTCCGTGCCGCCGCAGGGCGGCCGCAAGCACCCGCACCAGGAGTTCATCCAGATCGACACGACGAACGTGCTGTTCATCGTGGCCGGCGCGTTCGCCGGGCTGGAGGACATCGTCGCGGCGCGCGCCCGCAAGCGCGGCATCGGGTTCGGCGCCCCCATGGAGACGGGCGCCGACGAGAACCTGTTCGCCGAGGTGCGCCCCGAGGACCTGCAGAAGTACGGCCTCATCCCCGAGTTCATCGGCCGCCTGCCCGTCATCGCCAGCGTCTCCCCGCTCGACCGCGACGCCCTGGTCCGCATCCTCACCGAGCCGCGCAACGCGCTCGTGAAGCAGTACCAGCGCATGTTCCAGATCGACGGCGTCGAGCTCGAGTTCACCGACGACGCCGTCCAGGCCGTCGCCGACCAGGCGCTGCTGCGCGGCACCGGGGCGCGCGGCCTGCGCGCCATCATGGAAGAGGTGCTCCAGCAGGTCATGTTCGACGTCCCGAGCCGCGACGACGTCGAGAAGGTGGTCATCAGCCGCGAGGTCGTGCTGGAGAACGTCAACCCCACGCTCATCCCGCGCGTGAACGCCCCGGTACGGCAGCGGCCGCCCCGCGAGAAGAGCGCCTGACCTCGGCCGACGCGAGAGGGCCCCGACACCCGAAGGTGTCGGGGCCCTCTCGCACGGGGGTCAGGCGGCGGTGGTCGGGGCCCCCGCGTAGAGCCCGTCGACGACCGACGCGAAGTCCTTGATGACCAGTGCGCGCTTCACCTTCAGGGACGGCGTGAGGTAGCCGTTCGCCTCGGTGAAGTCGTTCTCCAGCACGTGGAACTTGCGGATCGACTCGGCGCGCGAGACGGCCTCGTTGGCGCGGGTCACGGCCCGGTCGAGGGCGGCGAGCACGTCGGGGTGGACGCGCGCCTCCGAGACCGGCATGTTCGGCAGGCCGTGCGTGGCGAGCCAGCCGGGCAGCATCTCCGGGTCCAGGGTCACGAGCGCGCCGATGAACGGGCGCTGGTCGCCGACGACGACGACCTGCGAGACCAGCGGGTGCGAGCGCAGGCGGTCCTCGAGCAGCGCCGGGGCGACGTTCTTGCCGCCGGCGGTCACGATGATCTCCTTCTTGCGGCCCGTGATGCGCAGCCGGCCGTGCGAGTCGAGCGTGCCCAGGTCGCCCGTGTGGAACCAGCCGTCCACGAGCACCTCGGCCGTGAGCTCCGGCTGGTTGCGGTAGCCGCGGAAGATGTGCGGTCCCTTGAGCAGGATCTCGCCGTCGTCGTCGATCTGGACGGACGTGCCCGGCAGCGGCGGGCCGACCGTGCCGATCGCGACCGAGCGCGGCAGGTTCACGGCGGCGGGCGCCGTCGTCTCCGTCAGGCCGTAGCCCTCGAGGACCGTCACGCCGACGCCGCGGAAGAAGTGGCCCAGACGCTCACCGAGCGGGGCCCCGCCGGACACGGCGTGGACGACGGCGCCGCCCATGGCCTCGCGCAGCTTCGAGAGCACGAGCCGGTCGGCGAGCTTGTGCTGGAGGGCGAGCGCGGGCGGGACCGGGCCGGCCTCCCGCGCGCGCGACGTCGCGATGGAGGTGCGGGCGGCCCAGTAGAAGATCTTCCGCTTGAGCGGCGAGGCCGAGGCCTTCTGCTCGGCCGAGTTGTACACCTTCTCGAAGACGCGGGGGACGGCGAGCAGGAAGGTGGGCTTGAAGGAGCCGAGGTCGGCCACGAGGTTCTTCACGTCCGGCGCGTGGCCCAGCACGGTGTTGGCCGAGAGGACGGCGACCTGGATGAGGCGCGCGAAGACGTGCGCGATCGGCAGGAACAGCAGGGTGCGGGCGCCGTCGTGGTCGATGACCTCGGGCAGCACCTCGGCCGCGTTGCGCGAGACGTGCGCGAAGTTGCCGTGCGTGAGCTCGGCACCCTTGGGGCGGCCCGTCGACCCGGAGGTGTAGATGATCGTCGCGAGGTCGCTCGCCCGGGTGGCGGTGCTGCGGGCGGTGACGTCCTGCGCGGCGACGGCCTCGCCCGCGGCGCGCAGCGCCTCCAGGGCGCCGGCGTCGATGACGAGCACGTCCTCGAGCTCCGCGACCGACGCGCGGACGGCGTCGACGATCCCGGCGTGCGCGGCCGTCTCGACGACGGCGAAGCGGCACCCGGCGTCGGACAGGATCCACTCGACCTGGTCGGGGGAGGAGGTCTCGTAGACGGGGACGGGGACGCCGCCGACGGCCCAGACCGCATAGTCGACGAGCGTCCACTCGTAGCGGGTGCGCGACATGATGGCGACACGGTCGCCCACCTCGACGCCGCGGGCCAGGAGGCCGCGGGCCACCGACATGACGTCGGCGGCGAAGGCGTTCGCGCTCACGGGGACCCAGGGGGCCTGCGGCGTCTCGCGGCGTTCGAGCAGGGGCCCGTCGCCGGTGCGGGCGACACGGTCGGCGAGCATCGAGCTGATGCTGGTCGTTTCCGGGACGTCCACCAGAGCGGGCGTCGTCGCGAGGTTCACGGTCATCGTCTCCGTCTGTCCAGGTCTGACCCAGTGTCGGACCTGCCGCGACGCTACCGGACCCTCCGCCCACCCGGCGCCTTCGGCCCGCATAGGATCGGTCACATGACCCCACCCGCGGTGCCCGACGAGATCCTGGGTTTGCGACGCAGTATTGACAACATTGACGCAGCCTTGGTCCATCTGCTCGCCGAGCGGTTCAAGATGACCGAGCGCGTGGGCCACCTCAAGGCCGTCGGCGGCCTGCCTCCCGCCGACCCGGCCCGTGACCGCCAGCAGATCGACCGCCTGACCGCGATGGCGACGGAGGCGGGGCTGGACCCGGAGTTCGCCGAGGGGTTCCGCGCGTTCATCGTCGCCGAGGTGATCCGCCACCACGAGCGCATCGCGGCGGAGTACGCCGCGGGCCACCTCGAGGGCGACGTCCCGGCGCTCGACACGTTCGCTTGAAGGGGGTAGGCAGCTCGTAGCGCCGGGGCCCGGGCCCTGGGGGTGCGCTGCGCCGCGTCGCGTCGCACCCTTGGTAGACAGCCGAGACCGGGAGGCGCAAGAGCTGACATGAAGACCGACTGGATCAAGCCCCTCATCGGCCGCCCTGGGCCGTTCGCGACGGTGTACCTCGACGCGACCCGCTCCGCGGAAGCCGGCGACAGGGACGTCGAGGGCCGCTGGAAGGCTGTGCGTCGCACGCTCGCCGCGCAGGGCGCGCCCGACGGCGTCCTGGACGCCGTCGAGGACGCCGTGCTGCGGCCCACGCGCAAGCCGGGCGCACACGGGCGCGTCGTCATCGCCGACGCCGACGGCGTGCTGGTGGACAAGGCCCTGCGCACGGCGCCGACGGTGGCAACCGGCGTCTGGCACCCCGTGCCCGCGCTGCTGCAGGCCGCGCTCGCTGCCGACGAGGAGGTCACCGCGCTCAAGGTGGCCGTCGACCGCACGGGCGCCGACCTGACGCTGACCGGCCCGGGGGCTGGGACGCCCCGCGCACCTTCGAGGCCCCGCACGACGACGTCTCGAAGGTGGACGTGGGTGGCTCCCGCGGAGCCGGGTCGGGCGGGACCGGCGGCGCCGGCGGCGGAGACCGCGGCGGCTCGTCCGCCGAGGCGCGCGCCGAGGACTCGCTGGCCCGCAACTCCGAGGCGATCGCCAAGGAGGTCGACAAGGCCGTGACGGCCGCGAAGCCCGAGATCGTGCTGCTCTACGGCGACGCCCGCACGGTGCGCGGCGTGCGCGGGTCGCTCGTGCGCCCCGTCTCCGAGCTCACCGTCGAGGTGGCCGGCGGCGGCCGCGGGGCGGGTGTCCACGAGGGCGCGTTCGCCGAGAACCTCGACGAGGCGCTCGACTCCTACCGCGAGCGCCGCCGCGAGGTGGTGCTGTCCGAGCTGCGGCAGGGGCAGGGCCGCGAGCAGGGTGCGGTGAGCGGCGTCGAGGACGTCGTCGCGGTGCTGTCGCGCGGGCAGGTCAAGGCGCTCGTGCTGAGCGAGGACGTGGGGTACGACGGCGCGCTCGTCGTCGGCGCGGACGGTGCGCGGGGCCCGCTGAGCGGGCGGACCCTGTGGATCGGCCCGGACCCGCTGGCGATCGCGACGTCGCGTGCGACGCTCGAGGACGCCGGGTACACCGAGGGCCTCGAGGAGCTGCCGGCGGCGATCGCGCTGGTGCGCGCGGCCGTGGGGCAGGACGCCGGGCTGTGCGTGTGCCCGGAGGGCGCCGCCGAGCTCATCGACGGGGTCGGGGCGACGCTGCGCTGGCACGACGGCAGCACGCCGCAGGAGGTCGCGGCGACGATGAGCCGCGACGCGGACCTGCTGCGGTGACCTGAGGACGCAGCGCGGCCCGGCCCCCGTGAGGGGAGCCGGGCCGCGCCGCGCGCGCCGGTGTCAGACGCGCGGCGTCTTGCGTCAGGCGCGCGGCGTCTTGACCGGGGGCTCGCCGAGCTGCGAGGCGAGCACGACGATGCCGCCCTGGACGTCGGGGTCGCCCTGGCCGTCGGCGGCCTCGACGAGCTCGGAGGGGCCCTCGACACGGCCGGCGCCGCGGACGTCGTCGAGCGCCGAGCGCACGCCCGCGAGGGCGCCGGCCGGGACGGCGAGCGTCACGGAGAGGATCGGCGTCTTGGGCGACACCTTGGCCTCGGACTTGATCTTGCGCAGCGCGGCCAGGGCGTCGCCCGCGGCGGCGAGCTGCACCGGGTCGGCGTCGCCCGCGGCGGCACGCAGCGGGGCCGACACCGGCCAGGCGGCGCGGTGCACCGAGCCCTCGCGCCACCACGACCAGACCTCCTCGGTCGCGTACGGCAGCACCGGCGCGAGCAGGCGCAGCATCGTGTCGAGGGCGAGCGCGAGCGCGGTGCGCGCCGACGTCGTCCCGGCCGAGACCTCCGACGACGCGGCGCCGGCGCCGTAGGCGCGGTCCTTGACGAGCTCGAGGTAGTCGTCGCAGAACGTCCAGAAGAACGTCTCGGTGACCTCGAGCGCGCGCGTGTGGTCGTACGCCTCGAGCGCCTCGGTGGCCGCGTCGACGACGGCGGCCAGGCCCGCGAGCATCGCGCGGTCGAGCTCGACGGTCACGGCCGCGGGGTCGAGGACGATCTCGCCGGCGCCGCCGAAGTCGAGCACGAACTTCGAGGCGTTGAGCACCTTGATGGCCAGGCGGCGACCGATCTTCATCTGGCCCTCGTCGAACGCCGCGTCGGTGCCGAGGCGGGCCGAGGCCGCCCAGTACCGCACCGCGTCGGAGCCGTGCTGCTCGAGCAGGCCCAGCGGCGTGACGACGTTGCCCTTCGACTTCGACATCTTCTTGCGGTCGGGGTCGAGGATCCAGCCGCTGATGGACGCGTTGGCCCAGGGCAGGCCGCCGCACTCGAGGTGCGAGCGCACCACGGTCGAGAACAGCCAGGTGCGGATGATGTCCTGGCCCTGCGGGCGCAGGTCCATCGGGTAGATGCGCTCGAACAGGTCGTTGTCGCGCTCCCAGCCGGCCACGATGAGCGGGGTCAGGGACGACGTCGCCCAGGTGTCCATGATGTCCTGGTCGCCGACGAACCCGCCGGGCACGCCGCGCTGCTCCTCGGTGTAGCCCGCGGGGCCTCGGCGGTCGGGTCGACGGGCAGCGAGGCCTCGTCAGGCACGATCGGGTGGCCGTAGTCGACGTCGCCGGACTCGAGCACGGGGTACCAGAGCGGGATGGCCACGCCGAAGAACCGCTGGCGCGAGATGAGCCAGTCGCCGTTGAGGCCGTTGACCCAGTTCTCGTAGCGGACGCGCATGAAGTCCGGGTGGAAGTCGAGCTCCTTGCCGCGGCCCAGCAGCTCGGCCTTGAGGTCCCGGCCGGGCACGTCGCGGCCGCCGTTGCGGATGTACCACTGGCGGCTGGTGACGATCTCGAGGGGCTTGTCGCCCTTCTCGTAGAAGTTCGTCTTGCGCTGCGTGGCGACGGGCTCGGCGGCGAGGTCGCCCGACTCGCGCAGGGCGTCGACGACGGCCTTGCGGGCGGAGAACGTCGTCTTGCCCGCGAGGCCGTCCGCGTACAGCGCGGCGCCGGGGCCGTCGGCGATCCACTCCGGCGTCTCGCGGGACAGGCGGCCGTCGCGCTGGATGATCGAGCGCACCGGCAGCTGGAGCTCGCGCCACCACTGGACGTCGGTGAGGTCACCGAAGGTGCAGCACATGGCGATGCCGGCGCCCTTGTCCGGCTCGGCGGCGGGGTGCGCGAGCACGGGGACCTCGACGCCGAACAGCGGCGACGTCACGGTCGTGCCGAACAGGTGCTGGTAGCGCTCGTCGTCGGGGTGCGCGATGAGCGCGACGACGGCGGGGATGAGCTCGGGGCGCGTCGTCTCGATGTGGATCGGCGTGCCGTCCGGCGCGTGGAACGCGACCTTGTGGAAGAAGCCAGGGTAGTCGCGCGCCTCGAGCTCGGCCTGGGCCACCGCCGTCTGGAACGTCACGTCCCACAGGCCGGGGGCCTCGGCCTGGTAGGCCTCGCCGCGCGCGAGGTTGCGCACGAACGCACGCTGGGCGGCGGCCCGCGAGGTCGCGCCGATGGTCTGGTACGTCTGCGCCCAGTCGACCGACAGGCCGAGGTAGCGCCAGACGCCCTCGAACGCCTTCTCGTCCTCGGCGGTCAGGCGCAGGCACAGCTCGATGAAGTTCTGGCGCGACACGGGCACCTGGTCGGCGGGCTTGACGGCTTTGCCATCGGTGCCCTGGTGCGGCGGCACGAAGTCCGGGTCGTAGGGCAGCGAGATGTCCACGCGCACGCCGTAGTAGTTCTGCACGCGGCGCTCGGTGGGCAGGCCGTTGTCGTCCCAGCCCATCGGGTAGAACACCTCGAGCCCGCGCATGCGCTGGTAGCGCGCGAGGATGTCGGTGTGCGTGTACGAGAACACGTGGCCGACGTGCAGCGAGCCCGACGCCGTCGGGGGAGGCGTGTCGATCGAGTAGACCTGCTCGCGCGTCTTGGAACGGTCGAACGCGTACGTGCCGTCGGCCTCCCAGCGCTCGCCGAGCTTGGTCTCCAGGCCCTCGAGCGAGACCCGGTCCGGTACCTCCCGGACCACCGCGCGGACGACGTCTGCCTGCGCACCGGCGGCAGGAGAGGGGGTCGTGGCGGGGGCGTCGGGGGTGAAGTCGCTCATGGTCCGCCATTGTCCCAGATGCGGGCCCGCCGCACGGAACCGAGTCCGGCGTGACGCAACTCATCGAGGGAATCGATCGGAACCATTTGCAGTTTCGATAGGACGTGCCGCACGCTGGCAGCACCCCGAACCACCCCCGCACCCTGGAGGAGCCCCACCATGCGCCGTCCCCGCGCCCTCGTCACCGCCGTCGCCGCCTCGCTCGTCCTGGCGCTCGGCGCGTGCTCCTCGGGCGCCGACGCCGACTCGAGCGCGTCGGGCGACGGCCTCGGCCTGGTCAAGGCGGGCACGCTGACCGTCGCGACCGAGGGCACCTACCGCCCGTTCAGCTTCCACGACGGCGGTGCCGGCGACCTGACCGGCTACGACGTCGAGGTGGCCCAGGCCGTCGGCGAGAAGCTCGGCCTCAAGGTCGAGTTCAAGGAGACGCAGTGGGACGCGATCTTCGCGGGCCTCGACGCGGGCCGCTTCGACACCATCGCCAACCAGGTCTCCATCACCGCCGAGCGCCAGGCCAAGTACCTGTTCAGCCAGCCGTACACGATCTCCCACGGCGTGGTCGTGGTGCGTGACGGCGACACGTCGGTGACGTCCTTCGCGGACCTCAAGGACAAGACCACCGCCCAGTCGCTGACCAGCAACTGGTACAAGCTGGCGACGGACTCCGGCGCCAAGGTGGAGCCCGTCGAGGGCTGGGCCCAGGCCGTCGCCCTGCTCCAGCAGAAGCGCGTCGACGCCACGATCAACGACGAGCTGACCTACCTCGACTACGTCAAGGAGAACGGCCAGTCCGGCCTGGCGGTCGCGGTGCAGACCGACGACACCTCGAAGTCCGCGTTCGTCTTCACCCAGAAGAAGACCGCGCTCCAGGAGAAGGTCGACGGCGCCCTCGCCGACCTTGCCGCGGACGGCACGCTCACCGAGCTGTCCCAGAAGTACTTCGGCGACGACGTCTCGAAGTGACCTCGCTGCGCCGGTCGGGCCCGTTCGGCGGGCCCGACCAGCGCTGACGTGGTTTGGTGACCCTCGTGGACTGGGACCTGTTCACGAGCTCGTTCTGGCCGATCCTCCGCGGTGGTCTGGTGGGCACGATCCCGCTGGCCCTCGCGTCGTTCGCCATCGGGCTCGTCATCGCCCTCGGCGTCGCGCTGCTGCGCCTGTCGACGCACCCCGTGCTCTCGTGGCTGGGGCGCGCGTACGTGTCCGTCATCCGCGGCACGCCGCTGCTCGTGCAGCTCTTCGTGATCTTCTACGGCCTGCCGTCCGTCGGCGTCGTCATCGACCCCTGGCCGAGCGCCATCGTCGCGTTCTCGCTCAACGTCGGGGGCTACGCCGCCGAGGTGATCCGCGCCGCGATCCTCTCGATCCCGCAGGGCCAGTGGGAGGCCGCGTACACGATCGGCATGCGGCGCACGACGACGCTGCGCCGCGTCGTGCTGCCGCAGGCGGCGCGCGTGTCGGTGCCACCGCTGTCCAACACCTTCATCTCGCTGGTCAAGGACACGTCGCTCGCCTCGCTGATCCTGGTGTCCGACGCGTTCCGGCAGGCGCAGGTGATCGCCGCCGCGACGAGCCAGTTCATGCTCCTGTACCTCGAGGTCGCGCTCGTGTACTGGCTCATCTGCACGGTCCTGTCGTTCGGCCAGGACCGCCTCGAGAAGAGGCTGGAGCGCTATGTCTGACGCCCCCCTGCTCCGCGCCCGCGGGATCCGCAAGGCCTTCGGCGACCACCAGGTGCTGCGCGGCGTCGACCTCGACGTCCGCCGCGGCCAGGTGATCGCGCTCATCGGCCCCTCCGGCTCCGGCAAGACGACGATGCTGCGCTCGCTCAACGGCCTGGCGACGCCCGAGGCCGGCACGCTGGAGCTCGACGGCGGGCCGTCGATCGACTTCGCGGCCACGGTGCCCAAGGAGCAGCGGCTCGCGCTGCGCGACCGCTCCGCGATGGTGTTCCAGCACCACAACCTGTTCCCGCACCTGACCGTGCTCCAGAACGTCACCGAGGGGCCCGTGCAGGTGCGCCGCGTGCCGCGGGCGCAGGCCGAGGCGCGCGGCCTGGAGCTGCTCGGCCGGGTCGGGCTGGCGGACAAGCGCGACGCGTACCCGCGCGAGCTGTCGGGTGGGCAGCAGCAGCGCGTCGGCATCGTGCGCGCGCTCGCGCTCGGGCCCGACCTGCTGCTGTTCGACGAGCCGACGTCGGCCCTCGACCCCGAGCTCGTGGGCGAGGTGCTGGGCGTCATGAAGGAGCTCGCCGAGGAGGGCTGGACGATGGTCGTGGTGACCCACGAGCTGTCCTTCGCCCGCGCCGTGGCGGACGAGGTGCTGTTCCTCGACGGCGGCGTCGTCGCCGAGCGCGGGGCGCCGCGGGACCTGTTCACCAACCCGCGCGAGGAACGGACGCGGCAGTTCCTGCACCGGATCCTCCACCCGCTGGACTGACGGCGCGGCGGGCGGCGCCGGGCCGGCCCCGCTGCTCGTCGGAACGTGGCTTCGGGATCGGACCGTGCATCGCAGCGCACGTTCCGATCCCGCACGCACGTCCCGATCACGGCGGCCGGGGTGCCGTGTGCCAGGATCGCGGGGTGAAGGTGCTTCGTCCCCGGGTGGTCGCCGAGCTTCGTGACGGGTTCGTCGCGACCGAGGCGCCGGCGCTCCAGGTGTCGATCCGGGCTGCGCTGCAGCCAGGGGAGCGCGGCTCGGAGCCCGTCTCCGCGGACCTGCGGTTCGCGCCGGGCGCGGACGGGCGGGTCGTGGTGCTGTGGCGCAACCGGCACGTCGGGTTCGTCCCGCCGTCGCACCGCGAGGTCCTCGCCGCGCAGGTGGCCGCGGCAGGGAAGGCGACCGTGCAGGCCGAGGGGTGCGTCTACCGCGACGGCGGCGTGCGGCGCGTGTGGGTCGGCCCGCTCCCAGCCGCAGGGTTCCCCCGGGTCGAGCCGGGGTACGACGAGCTCCCCGCGCCCGAGACCACGCTGTTCGGGTTCTCCCTGAAGCGGCCCCCCGGCGCGGGCTGAGCGGCGCGGCCTGAGCCGGGTCCGTCCGCGCCCGGCCGCAGGTTCGCGGCGGGCGACGACCGTCCCCACGGCCCGAACGGTCCGGCTATGGTCGGATCATGGGTCTGACCATCGGCTATGCCGCCATGCTCGAGCAGTTCCACCCCACCGAGATCGTCGAGCTGTCCGTGCTCGCCGAGCAGCACGGGTTCTCCGGCGTCATGGCCGCCGACCACTACCAGCCGTGGGTGCCGCAGCAGGGGCAGGCGGCGTTCGTGTGGAACGTGCTCACGGCCCTGGGGGAGCGCACGCGCGGCGACCTCGGCCCCGGCGTCACCGCCCCGACGTTCCGGTGGCACCCCGCGATGGTGGCCCAGGCCTCCGCGACGCTCGCCGCCATGTACCCGGGCCGCCACTGGCTGGGTCTCGGCTCGGGCGAGGCGCTCAACGAGCACGTCATCGGCGGCTACTGGCCCGAGGCGGCCGAGCGCAGCAACCGCATGTTCGAGGCCATCGAGATCATCAAGAAGCTGTTCCGGTCCGGCATCGAGGGCAAGGACGTCAAGCACTCCGGGCAGTTCTACACGCTCGAGTCGACCCGGCTGTGGACCATGCCCGAGGTGCCGCCGGAGATCCTCGTGGCCACCGCCGGCCCCATCAACGCCAAGCGCACGGGCAAGTACGCCGACGGCATCATCACCGTGGGCGCGCCCCTGGAGAAGATCTCCATGCTGTTCGGCAAGTTCGAGGAAGGCGTGCGCGAGTCCGGCCGCGACCCCGAGGGCATGCCCAAGGTGCTCCAGGTGCACATGAGCTGGGCCGAGACCGACGAGGAGGCCCTCACCAACGCGATGACCGAGTGGCCCAACGGCGGCATGAGGTTCCCCAAGGCCGACATCCGCTCGCCGCACGACTTCGCCCAGATGGCCAAGCTGGTGCGCCCCGAGGACTTCGAGGGCCGCATGGTCATCAGCGCCGACCCCGACAAGCACCGCGCGGCCATCCAGAAGTACGTGGACCTCGGCTTCGACCGCGTCTACCTGCACAACGTGGGACGCAACCAGAAGGAGTGGATCGAGGTCTTCGGCCGCGACGTGCTCCCGAAGCTCCACCGGTGAGCCGGCGGTTCGAGGTCTGGGCACCCGACGGGCTCGGCGAGGTCCGCCCCGGCGACGACCTCGCCGTCGTCGTCGGCGACCTGCTGGACGGTGACATGAGCTGCGGCGACCTGAACGACGGCGACCTGCACGACGGCGACGTCCTGGCCGAGGGCGACGTCGTCGTCGTGACGTCCAAGATCGTGTCCAAGGCCGAGGGGCGCGTGCTCGCCGCCGCCGACCGTGAGCAGGCCATCACCGACGAGACCGTGCGCGTCGTCGCCACGCGGGAGCGCCCCGACGGGCCGCCGCTGCGCATCGTCGAGAACCGGCTCGGGCTCGTCATGGCGGCCGCCGGCGTCGACGCGTCGAACACGCCCGACGGCACCGTGCTGCTGCTGCCCGTCGACCCCGACGCCTCCGCGGCCCGGCTGCGGGACGCGCTGCGGGCACGGTTCGGCATCGACAGGCTCGGCGTCGTCGTCACCGACACCGCCGGGCGGGCGTGGCGCGACGCGCTCGTCGACATCGCGATCGGCGCCGCGGGCGTCGCCGTCGTCGACGACCTGCGCGGCGGCGTCGACGCGCACGGGCGGCCGCTGCACGTGACCGTCACGGCTGTCGTCGACGAGATCGCCGCGGCGTCCGAGCTCGTGCGCGGCAAGGCGGCGGGGCGGCCCGTCGCCGTGGTGCGCGGCCTCGGCGAGCACGTCCCGTCCGGCTGGACGCCCGACGGCGGCGGCGCCCGCACCCTGGTGCGCGCGAGCGAGAGCGACCTGTTCCGCGAGGGCACCACGGAGGCGTACACGCGCGGCTACGCCGACGCCGCCGGGGGCCGGCCGCCTGCGCCCTGACCCGCGGCCGCGGCGCCTGCGCGTCAGCCCGGCAGTTCGTCGTCAGACCGTTCCCCCGGGCGCACGGCCTGACGACGAACTGCCGGGCTGATGGCCTCTCGGGACGCGTCGGGGCAGGTCAGGGAAGCCTTCGCTTGCTGGACGTGGCGTCAGAACCGTGGTTTCTGTGGGGTATGACCGTCCTGCGGAACGTCGAACACCCGCCCAGCCTGGCCCAACGCCTCAACTGGCTCCGCGCCGGCGTGCTCGGCGCCAACGACGGGATCGTGTCCGTGGCGGCCGTCGTCGTCGGCGTCGCCGCGGCGTCGGCGGGCCACGCGGCGCTGCTCACCGCAGGCCTCGCGGCCCTCGTCGGCGGTGCCATCTCCATGGCGCTGGGGGAGTACGTCTCGGTGTCCTCGCAGCGCGACTCCGAGCGGGCGTACATCGCGCGCGGCGAGCTCGAGCTCGCCCCCGAGGACGTCGTCTCGCCCTGGCACGCGGCCTTCGCGTCCGCCGCCGCGTTCACCGCGGGCGGCATCCTGCCGCTGCTCTCCGTGCTGCTCGTGCCGCAGCCGTGGAAGGTCTTCGTGACCTTCGTCGTCGTGCTCGGCGCGCTCGCGGCCGCCGGGTGGACGGCCGCGCGGATCGGTGAGTCGCCCTGGCTGCGGTCCACCACCCGCGTCGTGGTCGGCGGGGCGCTGGCGCTCGCGGTGACGTTCGGGCTGGGCTCCCTGCTGGGCGTCACCGGCGTCGTCTGACGGTCCTCTGACGGTCCTCCAGCGCGTCAGTCCGGGGCGTCGAGCTCGGCCGTCACGGCCGCGGTGATCTCGATGTCGCGCGGGCGGAGCTCGAAGCCGCCGCCCCCGGCGTCGGCGGTCATCGCCTTGGCGAGCAGGCGCGGCGCGGGTGCCTCGCCCGGCC
Coding sequences:
- the clpX gene encoding ATP-dependent Clp protease ATP-binding subunit ClpX — encoded protein: MARIGDGADLLKCSFCGKSQKQVKKLIAGPGVYICDECIDLCNEIIEEELSEQAEIGMTELPKPREIFEFLEQYIIGQDAAKRALAVAVYNHYKRIQAAETGRVGDDDAIEISKSNILLIGPTGTGKTYLAQTLAKMLNVPFAIADATALTEAGYVGEDVENILLKLIQAADYDVKKAETGIIYIDEVDKVARKADNPSITRDVSGEGVQQALLKIIEGTTASVPPQGGRKHPHQEFIQIDTTNVLFIVAGAFAGLEDIVAARARKRGIGFGAPMETGADENLFAEVRPEDLQKYGLIPEFIGRLPVIASVSPLDRDALVRILTEPRNALVKQYQRMFQIDGVELEFTDDAVQAVADQALLRGTGARGLRAIMEEVLQQVMFDVPSRDDVEKVVISREVVLENVNPTLIPRVNAPVRQRPPREKSA
- a CDS encoding AMP-dependent synthetase/ligase; the protein is MTVNLATTPALVDVPETTSISSMLADRVARTGDGPLLERRETPQAPWVPVSANAFAADVMSVARGLLARGVEVGDRVAIMSRTRYEWTLVDYAVWAVGGVPVPVYETSSPDQVEWILSDAGCRFAVVETAAHAGIVDAVRASVAELEDVLVIDAGALEALRAAGEAVAAQDVTARSTATRASDLATIIYTSGSTGRPKGAELTHGNFAHVSRNAAEVLPEVIDHDGARTLLFLPIAHVFARLIQVAVLSANTVLGHAPDVKNLVADLGSFKPTFLLAVPRVFEKVYNSAEQKASASPLKRKIFYWAARTSIATSRAREAGPVPPALALQHKLADRLVLSKLREAMGGAVVHAVSGGAPLGERLGHFFRGVGVTVLEGYGLTETTAPAAVNLPRSVAIGTVGPPLPGTSVQIDDDGEILLKGPHIFRGYRNQPELTAEVLVDGWFHTGDLGTLDSHGRLRITGRKKEIIVTAGGKNVAPALLEDRLRSHPLVSQVVVVGDQRPFIGALVTLDPEMLPGWLATHGLPNMPVSEARVHPDVLAALDRAVTRANEAVSRAESIRKFHVLENDFTEANGYLTPSLKVKRALVIKDFASVVDGLYAGAPTTAA
- a CDS encoding chorismate mutase, whose amino-acid sequence is MTPPAVPDEILGLRRSIDNIDAALVHLLAERFKMTERVGHLKAVGGLPPADPARDRQQIDRLTAMATEAGLDPEFAEGFRAFIVAEVIRHHERIAAEYAAGHLEGDVPALDTFA
- a CDS encoding amino acid ABC transporter substrate-binding protein — its product is MRRPRALVTAVAASLVLALGACSSGADADSSASGDGLGLVKAGTLTVATEGTYRPFSFHDGGAGDLTGYDVEVAQAVGEKLGLKVEFKETQWDAIFAGLDAGRFDTIANQVSITAERQAKYLFSQPYTISHGVVVVRDGDTSVTSFADLKDKTTAQSLTSNWYKLATDSGAKVEPVEGWAQAVALLQQKRVDATINDELTYLDYVKENGQSGLAVAVQTDDTSKSAFVFTQKKTALQEKVDGALADLAADGTLTELSQKYFGDDVSK
- a CDS encoding amino acid ABC transporter permease yields the protein MDWDLFTSSFWPILRGGLVGTIPLALASFAIGLVIALGVALLRLSTHPVLSWLGRAYVSVIRGTPLLVQLFVIFYGLPSVGVVIDPWPSAIVAFSLNVGGYAAEVIRAAILSIPQGQWEAAYTIGMRRTTTLRRVVLPQAARVSVPPLSNTFISLVKDTSLASLILVSDAFRQAQVIAAATSQFMLLYLEVALVYWLICTVLSFGQDRLEKRLERYV
- a CDS encoding amino acid ABC transporter ATP-binding protein; translated protein: MSDAPLLRARGIRKAFGDHQVLRGVDLDVRRGQVIALIGPSGSGKTTMLRSLNGLATPEAGTLELDGGPSIDFAATVPKEQRLALRDRSAMVFQHHNLFPHLTVLQNVTEGPVQVRRVPRAQAEARGLELLGRVGLADKRDAYPRELSGGQQQRVGIVRALALGPDLLLFDEPTSALDPELVGEVLGVMKELAEEGWTMVVVTHELSFARAVADEVLFLDGGVVAERGAPRDLFTNPREERTRQFLHRILHPLD
- a CDS encoding TIGR03557 family F420-dependent LLM class oxidoreductase gives rise to the protein MGLTIGYAAMLEQFHPTEIVELSVLAEQHGFSGVMAADHYQPWVPQQGQAAFVWNVLTALGERTRGDLGPGVTAPTFRWHPAMVAQASATLAAMYPGRHWLGLGSGEALNEHVIGGYWPEAAERSNRMFEAIEIIKKLFRSGIEGKDVKHSGQFYTLESTRLWTMPEVPPEILVATAGPINAKRTGKYADGIITVGAPLEKISMLFGKFEEGVRESGRDPEGMPKVLQVHMSWAETDEEALTNAMTEWPNGGMRFPKADIRSPHDFAQMAKLVRPEDFEGRMVISADPDKHRAAIQKYVDLGFDRVYLHNVGRNQKEWIEVFGRDVLPKLHR